From the bacterium genome, the window TCGAGAAAGACCCCGACTTGATCGCTACCTGGCCCGCCGGGATAACAGGGATCGGTGCGGCCAAGGCCGGGGACGAACCGGAAAGGGCCGTAACGGGGGCTTGGGAGTGACTGGACCGTGTCAGGGTGATCTCAGGGCGAAGAAGGGTGAGGCTTTGCAGGCACTCTTCGATCGGACGATGCCGGACCGCCAGGTCCCAAAGGGCCAGGTCCAGGGAGACCTGTTGGACCCGGACCTTGCTCTCCCAGGGGTAGCCTGGGACGGTCATGGAAAGGTCGTTCAAAAGGACGTGGCCCGTCCATCCGGCCCGGACCGAACCCAGGGTGACCGGGGACTGGATGACCTCGGATAGCTTCTGTTGGATCAATGGACGCAGGTTCGCGTCCACGATGCGGTCCTGGAAATAAAGGTAGGCGCCCGTCAGGACGGCGAGGGAAGCCAGGGCCCAGGGCCAACGGGGCTTGCGGCCGGACGATGGCGGCGAAACCGGGTCTTCCCGCCGCCCCAAGGCCCCCCTGAAAGCGAAGCCCTTGCGGCTTCCCGGCTTCGCTCCCATGAAGTACCCCTTTTAAACGGTCGCTGGGGACGCGGCGGTTTCCGAGATGAAATCCAGCTTCTCGCCCGCCGAACGAAGGGTCAGGTTCGACCCTTCCTTCACGTTGCCCCGCAGGAGCTCCTCGGCCAGGGCGTCCTCCACGTATTTCTGGATGGAACGCTTCATCTGGCGGGCCCCGTAGACCTTGTCGTAGCCCTTCTCGATGAGGAACTCGCGCGCCGACGGGTCCAGGATCAAGGTGATGGCCTTGTCCTTGAGACGTTTCTGAACGTCCGCCAGTTGGATGTCCACGATCTTTTCGATATGCGTCTTTTCCAGGGGGTGGAAGATGATGATGTCATCCACCCGGTTCAGGAACTCCGGATTGAAGGCCTTCTTGAGTTCGGACTGGATCTTGTTCTTCATGCTGCCCAGGGGCACATCGGACCCCTCGGGGGTGAAGCCCAGGTTCTTCTCGACCCCGATCTCCCGGGCACCCAGGTTGCTCGTCATGATGACCACCGTATTGCGGAAGTCCACGACCCGGCCCAGCGAATCGGTCAGACGTCCATCCTCCAGGATCTGCAGCATTACGTTGAAGATCTCCGGGTGGGCCTTCTCGATCTCGTCGAAAAGGACCACGCTATAGGGCTTGCGGCGCACTTTTTCGGTCAGCTGGCCGCCCTCGTCGTGGCCCACATAGCCCGGAGGGGCCCCGGCGAGCCGCGAAACGTTGAATTTCTCCATGTATTCGCTCATATCGAACCGAATGAGCGCATCCTCATCGTCGAAGAGGAACTGGGCCAGCGCCCGCGCCAATTCGGTCTTCCCAACACCTGTGGGTCCCATGAACATGAAACTACCGATGGGCTTCTTCGGGTTTCCGATACCCGCCCGGCTGCGGCGGATGGCTTTGGAGATGGCCGTGATGGCCTCTTCCTGGCCCACCACGCGCTTGTGGAGCTCCTCTTCCATGCGCAGGAGCTTTTCCGATTCCTTCTCGCCCAGCTTGATCATGGGGATGCCGGTCCACTTGGAGGCCACATAGGCGATGTCCTCCCAGGTCACGACCGCTTCTTCCTTGGTCTTCTGGGCTTCCCACTTCTCCTTCTCATCCCCCAGCTTGGCGCGCATCTTCTTCATCTTGTCGCGCAGGTCGGCGGCGCGCTCGAACTCCTGGGTCTTGATGGCCTCTTCCTTCTCCTGCTTGACCTTCTCCACTTCCTTTTCCAGGGCCCGGATCTCGGGCGGAATGGTGGTGATGCGAAGGCGGGTGCGGCTTCCCGCTTCATCAATGAGGTCGATCGCCTTGTCCGGCAGGAAACGGCCCGAGATGTAGCGGTGGGACAGGGTGGCGGCGGCCTGGATGGCGTCGTCCGTGATGCGCACCCGATGGTGGGCCTCATAGCGGTCCCGGAGCCCCTTGATGATCTGGACGGTCTCGTCCACGGAGGGTTCGTCCACCGTGATCATCTGGAACCGGCGCTCCAGGGCGCCGTCCTTCTCGATGTACTTGCGGTATTCATTCAAGGTCGTGGCCCCGATGCACTGCAGTTCCCCGCGGGCCAGCGCGGGCTTGAGCATGTTGGAGGCGTCGATGGCCCCTTCGGCGGCCCCGGCCCCGACCAGCGTGTGGAGCTCATCCACGAAAAGGACGATCTTCCCGGACTGGCGGATCTCGTTGATCACGGCCTTGAGGCGCTCCTCGAATTCACCGCGGTACTTGGTCCCCGCCACTAGGGCGGCCAGGTCCAGGGTCACGATGCGCTTATCGAGCAACAATTCGGGCACATTGCCTTCCTTGATGCGCTGGGCGAGCCCTTCGGCAATGGCCGTCTTTCCCACACCCGGCTCCCCGATGAGCACCGGGTTGTTCTTCGTGCGGCGGGAAAGGATCTGGATGACGCGTTCGATCTCGTCCTCCCGGCCGATGACCGGGTCCAGCTTGCCGTCCTTGGCCATCTGGGTCAGGTCGCGGCCGAAAGTGTCCAGGGCCGGGGTCTTGGATTTCTTGACCTGCTTGGAGAACTTCGGGAAGGTCCCGCCCAGGAGGTTGATGACCATGTCCCGCGACTTCTCATAGGTGACGCCCAGGTTCTCCAGGGCCCGGGCGGCGACGCCCTCCCCTTCCTGGATGATGCCCAGCAGCAGATGCTCGGTCCCGATGTAGTTGTGCCCCAGCTTTTGCGACTCCTCGGCGGCCAGTTCCAGCACCTTCTTGGCCGAAGGCGTGAACTGCGGGTCCCCGATGGTCAAGGTATCCGAGGACGGGGTCGTCAGGTTCTCCACTTCGATACGAACGGATTCCAAGTCCACCCCCAGGGATTCCAGGACAGCCACGGCCACTCCGCCGCCCTCGCGGATGAGACCCAGCAAAAGGTGTTCGGTTCCAATGAAGTTGTGGTTCAGCCGTCGGGCCTCTTCCTTGGCCAACGGATTAATGACCTTTTTGGCTCTTTCAGTGAATCGTTCGAACATGGAAATCTCCTTAAAAAGGCTGATGCCCGGGGCTTATTTGAGCTTAATGGCCTCGATAAATCAATGATTTAGGGCGGTTTTAGGGTGTTAACAAGGGGTGGGCCAAGATAATGCGTCGGGTCAGAGCGCTTCGACCTTTTTCAAGGTCATCCCCAAGATGCGGGCACGCTCCATGGCCTCCTGCTCGGGCCCCAATTCGCGGGTCGCGATCTTGGCCAGGTGCGCGGGTTGGGTCAGGATCAATAACTGATTCAGCAGGGGCAGTTCGATGCCGGCAAGTATTTTTTGGGAAAGGCCCACCCGGATGGCCGACAGGCCGTCCAAGGCCTCCTGGAGGCTCATGACCTTGGCGGACTTCAAGGTGCCCAAGGCCCGGCAGATGCGGTCCTGGACCTTGACGCCCTCTTGCTGGAACACGGCTTTCTGGGCCTGGCTTTCCACCTCGACCAACTGGTGGGCCACCCGTTCCACATGGTCCACGATCTCGGATCCACGCTT encodes:
- a CDS encoding ATP-dependent Clp protease ATP-binding subunit — its product is MFERFTERAKKVINPLAKEEARRLNHNFIGTEHLLLGLIREGGGVAVAVLESLGVDLESVRIEVENLTTPSSDTLTIGDPQFTPSAKKVLELAAEESQKLGHNYIGTEHLLLGIIQEGEGVAARALENLGVTYEKSRDMVINLLGGTFPKFSKQVKKSKTPALDTFGRDLTQMAKDGKLDPVIGREDEIERVIQILSRRTKNNPVLIGEPGVGKTAIAEGLAQRIKEGNVPELLLDKRIVTLDLAALVAGTKYRGEFEERLKAVINEIRQSGKIVLFVDELHTLVGAGAAEGAIDASNMLKPALARGELQCIGATTLNEYRKYIEKDGALERRFQMITVDEPSVDETVQIIKGLRDRYEAHHRVRITDDAIQAAATLSHRYISGRFLPDKAIDLIDEAGSRTRLRITTIPPEIRALEKEVEKVKQEKEEAIKTQEFERAADLRDKMKKMRAKLGDEKEKWEAQKTKEEAVVTWEDIAYVASKWTGIPMIKLGEKESEKLLRMEEELHKRVVGQEEAITAISKAIRRSRAGIGNPKKPIGSFMFMGPTGVGKTELARALAQFLFDDEDALIRFDMSEYMEKFNVSRLAGAPPGYVGHDEGGQLTEKVRRKPYSVVLFDEIEKAHPEIFNVMLQILEDGRLTDSLGRVVDFRNTVVIMTSNLGAREIGVEKNLGFTPEGSDVPLGSMKNKIQSELKKAFNPEFLNRVDDIIIFHPLEKTHIEKIVDIQLADVQKRLKDKAITLILDPSAREFLIEKGYDKVYGARQMKRSIQKYVEDALAEELLRGNVKEGSNLTLRSAGEKLDFISETAASPATV